In Nostoc piscinale CENA21, the genomic stretch GGAGTAAAAATCCCCTTCGGCCCTTTTTTAGCACTAGGCGCAATCATCACTGTCTTTACCGGGCCTGCCATTTTATCGGCTTATTTGAAATTTGCCTTTCCGTCCTAGCTAAATAATATTAGGGTAAGGGTGAAGGGGTATAGGGGTGTACTTCGACTACGCTCAGTAACCAGGGTGTAGGTATTCAAAATCCTTACACCCTACACCCTTACACCCTTTCACCCAGTCTCCATAGAAAATCTTTGTACGTAAGTCCTGATTTACTCAAAACACCCAGATTAACCGATACAATCGTTTAAACAGACTCTACATTATATTTAAGCGATTTATATGGTAACTAAATCTGATGTTCAGGTGACAGTTTCCCTGACGGAATTGGGCTTGGATGATGAAGAATTGCAAGCCCAAGTACAAAATTTACTCCCCCAGTTGCGCGATGTGGATGGGGTAGAAGACGCAGATTTAGTTGCAGTTACAGAAGTACCACAAGGCTCTAAGGCGTTGGGTGGTTTTTCTTTGGGGACATTTAAAGCACTGGTGAACCCTGCTTTAATTAAGCCTGTGTTTGATTTTTTAGGGCGTTTGTCTAACAAAACCTTTGAAATTGAAGTAGAAGCTTACGGGGAAAAATTCAAGGCGAAAGCTAGTAGCAAAGAAGATTTGATTTTCATCCTCGAAAAAACCGAAACTTTATTGAACAACGCCAAAAATAGACAAGACAGCAATAATGGCTAAGGTAGCACTGTTAATTGGGATTAGCGAATATGAACCGGGACTAACACCACTACCCAATGCTGTGAATGATGTTGAGGCGATGCGGCGAGTTCTGGTAAACCCAGAAATGGGTGATTTTGCACCAGAGAATGTCACAGTGCTGCAAAATCCCCAACGGCAAGAGATGGAAGATGCTATTTATAACTTGTATGCCCATCGTGACAAGGATGACTTGCTGCTGTTTTACTTTTCTGGACATGGAGTAACAGTTGAAAGCGGTGATTTTTACTTCTCAACTTCCATCACCAGAAAAAATCAAAACAAATTAGTCCCTACCACAGCCGTAGCTGGAACAAGTGTACATAGCTGGATGAACCAAAGTAAATCTAAGCGACAGGTAGTAATTTTAGACTGCTGCTTTAGTGGTGCTTTTGCCAAAGGTTTGACAGCAAAAGACATTGATAGTATTGACCTAGAACAAAAATTAGGCGGTGAGGGTAGAGCAATTCTCACAGCTTCCTCTTCTACACAATATGCGTTTGCATCTGATGGTTTAGACTTGTCGATTTACACTCATTATCTGGTAAAAGGCATAGAAAAAGGTACAGCAGATTTAGATGGCGATGGTTTAATTGCAGTGGATGAATTGCACAAATATACGAAAAGCAAAGTGCAAGAAGCATCACCCGCAATGACCCCAGAATTTTATCCTGTTAAAGAAGGTTATAGAATTTTTCTGGCGAAGTCGCCTAAAGATGACCCTAAATTGAAGTATCGCAAGGAAGTAGAAGGCCGCATCTATCGCGGTAAGTTTTCTATTCCTGCTCGTCGGCTGTTAAACTCATTACGGCTTCAGTTGCAACTTGATGCTGATATTGCTGATGCAATTGAAGCGGAAGTTAAACAACCATATCTGGAATATCAGCGTAAATTAGAAGAGTATGAAACAACGCTGATTGAGACAATTGCAGATGATCCTAAATTGAGTGAAAGAACTCTTAACGACCTCAGAGATTATCAGCAACATTTAGGTTTGCGGGATGAAGATGTCGCACCGATAGAAAAACGCATTATTGGACAACAAAAACCGCCTGTGTTTGTGGAAGAACCACCTGAAACCCAACCAAATCAACCTAATCAATTTGAGTTTGAGATAGTAAAGGTGGATGCTAAAGGACAAATCATCAACCGCAGCCAGGGACGCGCCGAGTTTTTTACCGAAGACTTGGGTAATGGCGTAGTTTTAGAAATGGTGTCAATTCCTGGCGGTACATTCCTCATGGGTTCGCCAGAGAATGAGGAAGGACGGAGTGACGATGAAAGTCCTCAGCATAATGTCACTGTTCAACCCTTCTTTATGGGGAAATTTCCTGTCACCCAAGCTCAATGGCAAGTTGTCGCGGCGCTTGATAAGGTAAATATTGATCTAAATCCCGATCCATCCCATTTTAAAGGTGCTAACCGCCCTGTAGAACAAGTTTCTTGGAATGAGGCGGTCGAGTTTTGCGCTCGATTGTCGAAAAAGACTTGTAAGATATATCGCTTACCCAGTGAGGCGGAGTGGGAATATGCTTGTCGGGCGGGAACGACTACGCCGTTTTACTTTGGCGGAACCATTACGACTGAGTTAGCAAATTACGACGGGCGTTCTACTTATGGTTCTGCTCCCAAGGGTGAATATCGAGAACAAACAACCGATATCGGGAAATTTCCTGCTAACCCCTTTGGTTTATTCGATATGTATGGTAATGTATGGGAATGGTGTCAAGATGAGTGGCACGAAAAATATAATAATGCGCCGACTGATGGCAGTGCATGGCTGATTGATAATGATAATCAATATCGTCTGCTGCGTGGTGGTTCGTGGTGCAGCAATCCCAGGATTTGCCGTTCGGCGAATCGCCTCAGGAATGTGCGTGACCGCAGGTTCAACAACGTGGGTTTTCGGGTTGTTGTTGTGCGGGGCAGGGATTCTTAGCACTTTACTCTCTTACCCTTTTGCCCTTTACACTTTTTTCTTTACCCTTCTCCCGCGCGAAGCGCGATAAATTTTTTTAGATTTGTTGTATCTTGATGAGTGATTTACCCATAATACAGCAATCTCTCGTAGGTTGGGTGAAACGAAGTTGAACCCAACAAATGATATAAAAAAATCAAAAATTTCTCAACTACAAAAATTTAAATTCACATATAGCAACACCATCAAAAACCACATAACAATTAGCCCCCTCCTCGCCTGCGGGGAGGGGGTTGGGGGTGGGGTTCATCTCTGCAAACAAGCCGCAATATCCTCTAACACCCCCTCTATCCTCTCCATCACATCCTCATTTCTAAATCGCACAACCTGTAACCCTAAACTCTCCAAAAACTCTTGACGTATCGCATCTTCTACTTGGGTGTAATCGTGAATTTCGCCATCCACTTCTACCACTAACTGCGCTTCACTACAGTAAAAATCGACGATAAAACGGTCAATTGTTTGCTGGCGGCGAAACTTGAACCCCAACAGTTGCTTGTGTCTCAATTTCTCCCAAAGTCGCTTTTCTGCTGGAGTTGGTTCACACCGCATTTGTCGCGCCAAGATTTTAAGTTTTTCCCAAAGTTGAGGTGTGGTTTGCCAAACTTGACCCGGAACCCCACCCCCTAACCCCCTCCCCGCAGGCGAGGAGGGGGAATTAGAGTTTTTGAGAGGCTTTGGCTTGGAGTTTTGATATTGGGTCATTTGCGCTGTTGGCTTATGAATATTTCATCTATTATTCCCCGTGCGATCACATTCCCAAAATCAAGTTACCACAGTGGCAATCTCTTGTAGGTTGGGTGAAACGAAGTGGAACCCAACAAATGATATGAAAAATCAAAATTCTTCAACTACAGAAATTTAAATTTACATAGTAATTAGTTATAAAATCCATCAACATGGTTTGGGTTGAGGCACCAAATCCAACATGAGTTTATTAGATAAAGAGTTGGGTTCCGCTATCGCTCCACCCAACCTACAAATATTACTAGAAATTCCATCCTGTCATTGCATAGCCATTTTTTCAGTCTTTAATTTACGTAGCCTGTCAACAACTGGATTAGGGTTGCGGCTTTGTTCTTCCCTCATGCGATCGCCCCACTCTAGCCAATCTTTCAAATAAGCATCTACAGCTTGTTGATTGTGTAAGTAGTAGAGAATATAGTAGCATAAACCTGCTCTAAAGTAAGTGAAGTATAGGTTTTAGCAATCTCTTCGGGAGTTTTAGCACGGAAAAGGTAGTCAAATAAGATTGTTTCAATTCCTACTCTTGTACCCAGGAGTCTAATATCATCAGGCGCAAGAAAGTTAAAGTAGTCTTCAAGCTGCATAGTTCGCTAAAAATAAGATGTTGATATTATTGACTGATCGTAACATCGAACAAATTTCAGCGATTCTTGGCCATAAAAGCTGGGCGATCGCAAGTTGAATATTCTGCGCCGTGCAAGCGATCGCCTGATAAGATATATAATTAAGACTGCTTCCAAGCTTTTTGTGTCCTGTTTAAGACAAGCACTGACGATTATTAATGACTGTAACGGTCATTACCCCATTGCCGCTTCACCTTTTGATAATATTATCAACACTGTGACTTGTATTACCCTCTTAACGAAAGCGACCCGTTGGCAAGACTAAAGCCACAGATGCTAACTGCTCAGAAACTAGCAAAATTATTTACAAAATATGAAAACAGTAGATTGCCGCTAGGGTTGGGTAACAGCATCTTTTTTCGGGAGTTGGTGTTCCAATGGACTTGACTTGACTAATACATTTACAAATTCATATCCGCGAGAGACTTGTATTGGTATAAGCATTTTCGTTAAGCTGGCAACCAAAGATGCAAAATAAGGTCTGAATTGCTTATAAGCGTAATTTTGGCTACGTAGTCATTAAGCACTTGTTTTGACAAATGACTAATGACAAAGGACAAATGACTTTTCGACCCATACCCACTTGAATAAGATAAAAATGGCAAACAACGAAGAATCACGCGGTTTAAAGTCTCTGTTTGATTGGTTTGCAAATCGAAGAAAATCAGGCTCTACCAACCTGGAACGGCAAGAACGGGAAATTGCTGACGGGCTATGGCATAAATGTTCTCAGTGTGGTGTTTTAACCTATACAAAAGATTTGAGAGCTAATCAAATGGTCTGCGTCGAATGTGGACATCATAATCGGGTAGACAGCGATGAACGCATCCGCCAATTGATAGATAACAATACTTGGCAACCGATAAATGAGCATTTGCGCCCGACCGACCCCTTACAATTCCGCGATCGCAAACCTTATAGCGATCGCCTCCGGGAAATGGAAACCAAACTCGGTCTTGTAGATGCAGTCAAAACCGGTTTGGGACAAATCGACGGAATGCCTGTAGCCTTGGGCGTGATGGATTTCCGGTTTATGGGTGGCAGTATGGGTTCCGTGGTTGGGGAAAAAATCACCCGCTTAATTGAACAAGCCACCGGACGACGTTACCCTGTAGTTATTGTCTGCACCTCTGGCGGTGCGAGAATGCAGGAAGGTATGCTTTCCCTTATGCAGATGGCGAAAATCTCCGCAGCTTTAGACCGCCATCGTGAAGCTAGATTATTGTACATTCCCGTATTAACTAACCCGACCACAGGCGGCGTAACCGCTAGTTTTGCCATGTTAGGCGACATTATTTTGGCAGAACCCAAATCTACAATCGGTTTCGCTGGTCGGCGTGTGATTGAACAAACCCTCCGCGAAAAATTACCAGAAGATTTTCAATCTGCGGAAGATTTACTCAAGCATGGCTTTGTAGACGAGATTGTGCCTCGTACTCAGTTAAAGAAAACCTTAGCACAGCTAATTGCTTTACACCAACCAGTTACAACAGCCCCTTCGATGATGCTGTGGGAGTCGATGACGTTGAGTTCTACAGCAGTTGAGTAAAAGTAAAAAGGTAAAAGTAAAAAGGTAAAAAATAGATTGATTTTGCCTTTTAACTTTTGCCTTTTGCCTTCTTACTTTCCTGGTTCTTGCACAAAAAACAGTGGTACAAGTGCGGCTAGGCGCAACAAGCCAGAGAGGGCGAATAAGCCAAGTAAACCACCCCAAACGGCAAATTGGGCGATAAAACTGCCGATGGTTGTGCCTAAAGCACCACTAGCCCCAGCAACAGCCGCCGCGATCGCAAAATAAATTGACTGATTTTTCATGGGTGCGATCGCTAATTGCAAGTTGTTATTACACAAGTCAATGGCTGCCCAAGTTACACCAGCCAAAATATGTAAAAGTGGCAACCACAGCCAAATATCAAGTTGACTGGCATCAATTCCCAACCACAAAATTGGTGTCAGTCCTACCAAAATTCCTACAAAAATTAAGATGGGCAAATTTCCTACCCTGTCTGCTAATTTGCCCCACCAAATCATCATTAATAAATTTGCACCTGCTTGCAAACTGCCGTAAAGCGTCACCCAGCTAACATCTATATTCAAAGTATCTAACATATAAAGGTTAAAGAAAGGTGCGCTCAAATGAACAGCAAACATCCATAAACTGATATAAATCAGCAATATTAAAAAATTATAATTTTTCCAAATACTAACAGCAGGTAAAGGAACCAATTCATCTGTTGTGTTGTTTGTAGAGGTAGAAGCTAAAGAATTCTGTAATTGAGGATTGATATCTACCTTGAAATATTGACAGCCAATGCTGATAATGCCAAAAACAACCCCAATTAATAGTACTACTCCATAGCCTTGAATATTTCCACCATACCAATGGGAGACAATTAAACCAGCCAAAGGCATACAAATTAAATTAGTTAAGCTGATTGCACTGTTGCGAATCCCGAAATACCTACCGCGCAATCTGCGGGGAACAAGCATCGCTAACCAACTCATCCAAGATGCACAACCCAAACCGCCTAAAAGATGAGTGGCTAAAACAATCAACAGTGTCATCACAACTAAATGTTGAGAACTGATACCGCCCCAACTAAAAATAGCAATAGCGATCGCTAAAATTAACCACAATAATCGAGATGTTCCGTATATCCCCAGCGCATAGCGAAAACGGCTAGTAGTACGTTCTGATAAATAAGCACCCAAAGGCTGAATTAGATTCACCAGCATGGGTATAGAAGATAACAATCCAAACACCACCGGACTAGCATCTAGTTCCACAAGGAAATTGCTAAGTAAAATACCGCCTGTAGTGATTCCAAAAACCGTTGCTAAAACAGCATCCACCGTAGAGGCGCGTAAACTAGTCCGAATAGCATCCTTGGGAATACGGAAAATCGGTTTGGGAGTAGGAACCAGTGTGGTTGGCGGTGTGACAATCTGGGGTATTTCCAGAGTTTCCAGAGTCAGAGAAGCAGCAGTTTCAATCTGAACAGAATCCATAGTTATTGTTTGTAACGCACCTCAGCGAAGTGTCAGTGACATATTGAGGAATAGAAACTTCCTCATTAAGTTTGGTTATAATTTTCAGTTATTTTATCTTGCTTATTCTCAACAAAAATTCAAATTTATTAAACATCTGTCTTGAGCTACAGACGATATAAGTGAAGTGAAAACTACTGTCATCCATCTGTGAAAAGAATCAATTTGTGGAAATTTTTGGGTGTAGTTATAGCGATCGCGATCGCTTTTATTGGTTATCACAGGCTACCACTAGCAACAACCAACTTAGTCACCGTTAAACTGAGTGGCTGGGCTGGTTCCCAAGTTGAGCAAAAGCTATTAAGACAAGTCCTACAAGACTTTGAAGCCCAGCATCCCAACATCAAGGTTAAATACGAAGTAATCTCCGACCAATATATGGATGTTATCAAAACCCGTTTGATTGGAGACGCGGCTCCTGATGTATTTTATCTTGATGCACTGGAAGCACCTTTTTTGATGAGTCAAAATGTTTTGGAACCTTTAGATAATTATATTCAACCAGCATTTAATATAGAAGACTTTGAAGTTACCCTGTTAAATAGTTTTAAATATCAAAACCATATTTATGGGCTTCCTAAAGACTATTCTACATTAGCTCTTTTTTATAACACAAAATCTTTTACTGTAGTAGGTTTAAATACTCCTCCAACTACTTGGTCAGAACTGCGTTCTTATTCCCAAAAATTAACAAGCAAGCTCAACAAATATGGTTTTGGTGAATTGCCTGAGTTAGCTCGTCAAGCATATAAAATTAAAGCCTTTGATGGACAAGTTATTGATGAGAGCGGTTACGCTACTTTTGCCAGTGAACAGAGCTTACAAGGGTTACAATTAGTTATCGACCAGTATCAAAAAGATAAATCATCTGCCCAAAAATCTGATGTTGGAACAAACTCAGGTAGCGAAATGTTTGGACAGGGTAAAGTAGCGATGGTGATTGAAGGTAACTGGGCAATTCCTTATCTGCAAGAAACCTTTCCTCAACTAGAATTTGCCACAGCAGAATTACCCACCATTAACAATCAAAAAGGCACAATGGTATTTACTGTCGCTTATGTCATGAACAAGCAATCTCAGCATAAAGCGGCCGCTTGGGAGTTAATTTCTTACCTGACTGGTAAAGCGGGAATGCAAAAATGGACAGCAACAGGATTTGCGCTACCAACCAGAAAATCGGTAGCACAAAATTTAGGCTACGACAAAGATATTCTCAGAAAACCATTGGTTGCAGGGGTGAATTATGCAACACCTTGGCAAATTGGTAAATATCCCGCAGCAATTATGAATAATTTTGATAATCAGTTTGTCAGTGCTTTATTGGGACAACAATCATTACAGCAAGCAATGTTAAAGGCGCAAACCGCAGCTAATCAGCAAATTAAACTGATGGAATAGTCTTAGGACTTACGCAAGAACTCTCTAAAACTCTTACAACTTCGTGTCTATGCGTCCTTTGCGGTTCGTTTCTTCATACTTTTATGTAAGTTCTGAGTCTATAAGATACCCGACTTCTTCAAGAAGTCGATTATCTGCATAACATACTTTCCCATAATTTGATACTTAATCAATTTCCCATTCTAATCTCAAGGTTTCCAACTTAGGATTTTTGACACTCAATCGCTTACATTCTTCCAAAAATTCTTTCACCTGTTCTTGAGTCAAACTTAAACCCCCATCTTGAAGATTATGAATAAAAGTAATCACATCTGAAGTTGTCAAATATGAACTGATTTCTTCCAACAAAATAGCATTGTTGACTTCTCGACAAACTAACTCAATATCAGATGAAGTAAATCGGATGCTTTTTTCTGCTAACATCTCATAATTAACTGATTGCTCTACATTCAGTTGTGATAGATAATGCTTAAATATTTCGACTCGCTCTGCTTGATTTGGTGGAAAAATGGGAATTTTCCAATCCAATCTACCAGAACGTTTTAAAGCACTATCAATACCATTTAAATAATTAGTAGCAGCAATCACAATGACATCGCTATTTTTAACATTATTTAGTTCAATCAATAATTGATTGATAGTTGCTCTTTGGTCAGTATGGGAGTTTTCATCATTACGATTGAAACCAATACTATCTAATTCATCGATGAATAATACAGAAGGCGCTTTTTTCTTAGCTTGGACAAAAATATCACGAATGTTTTTCTGGCTTTGACCTATCCATACACTAATAATATCAGCCGGAGAAAATTTAAAGAAATAGCGACTAGATTCATTAGCAAAAGCATTGGCTAGTAATGTTTTCCCACAACCTGGTAATCCATAAAACAAAATTCCACCAATTGCTCCTTTATGCCCTTTAGATTGTAACTTGAGCAGTTTATTTAATTTCTCTTTTTCTTCATTTAGACCTTTGACTTGGCTAAAGTCAAGCTTGACTTGTTTGGTAACTGGGGTGATTTGTCTTGTGGCTTGTCTTTTAACTTTATATTCAAAAGTTGGATAATCAATGGTGTCAAACGCCACAGGGACTAATTGATGTTTTTCATAATCTGGTGTCATCACTATAGTTTTAAAGTTAGCACCATAGTATTCTGATAGTTTATACTCTAAAATCTCTTTGGTTTTTTTGAGTTGATAGTAATTGCGAGCAATTTCAAATCCAGGTACTACTAACCAAACACTTTCTAAATTGTTTGGCCATACCTGAGATTTCCGCAATATTCTCTTAATCATATCAAAAAAGAGATTATTGTCAGAAAATTCGTTATATTTGAGAGTTTCTATTTCTACAACAATTTTATTTTTAATATATACTTCTACTTTTTCAGTTTGATATTCTTGATATTCGTCTTCATCATCATCGCTATTATCTTCATCTTGAGAAGTTAATTCAATTTCACAGCCA encodes the following:
- a CDS encoding caspase, EACC1-associated type, which encodes MAKVALLIGISEYEPGLTPLPNAVNDVEAMRRVLVNPEMGDFAPENVTVLQNPQRQEMEDAIYNLYAHRDKDDLLLFYFSGHGVTVESGDFYFSTSITRKNQNKLVPTTAVAGTSVHSWMNQSKSKRQVVILDCCFSGAFAKGLTAKDIDSIDLEQKLGGEGRAILTASSSTQYAFASDGLDLSIYTHYLVKGIEKGTADLDGDGLIAVDELHKYTKSKVQEASPAMTPEFYPVKEGYRIFLAKSPKDDPKLKYRKEVEGRIYRGKFSIPARRLLNSLRLQLQLDADIADAIEAEVKQPYLEYQRKLEEYETTLIETIADDPKLSERTLNDLRDYQQHLGLRDEDVAPIEKRIIGQQKPPVFVEEPPETQPNQPNQFEFEIVKVDAKGQIINRSQGRAEFFTEDLGNGVVLEMVSIPGGTFLMGSPENEEGRSDDESPQHNVTVQPFFMGKFPVTQAQWQVVAALDKVNIDLNPDPSHFKGANRPVEQVSWNEAVEFCARLSKKTCKIYRLPSEAEWEYACRAGTTTPFYFGGTITTELANYDGRSTYGSAPKGEYREQTTDIGKFPANPFGLFDMYGNVWEWCQDEWHEKYNNAPTDGSAWLIDNDNQYRLLRGGSWCSNPRICRSANRLRNVRDRRFNNVGFRVVVVRGRDS
- a CDS encoding endonuclease domain-containing protein; translation: MTQYQNSKPKPLKNSNSPSSPAGRGLGGGVPGQVWQTTPQLWEKLKILARQMRCEPTPAEKRLWEKLRHKQLLGFKFRRQQTIDRFIVDFYCSEAQLVVEVDGEIHDYTQVEDAIRQEFLESLGLQVVRFRNEDVMERIEGVLEDIAACLQR
- the accD gene encoding acetyl-CoA carboxylase, carboxyltransferase subunit beta produces the protein MANNEESRGLKSLFDWFANRRKSGSTNLERQEREIADGLWHKCSQCGVLTYTKDLRANQMVCVECGHHNRVDSDERIRQLIDNNTWQPINEHLRPTDPLQFRDRKPYSDRLREMETKLGLVDAVKTGLGQIDGMPVALGVMDFRFMGGSMGSVVGEKITRLIEQATGRRYPVVIVCTSGGARMQEGMLSLMQMAKISAALDRHREARLLYIPVLTNPTTGGVTASFAMLGDIILAEPKSTIGFAGRRVIEQTLREKLPEDFQSAEDLLKHGFVDEIVPRTQLKKTLAQLIALHQPVTTAPSMMLWESMTLSSTAVE
- a CDS encoding MFS transporter produces the protein MDSVQIETAASLTLETLEIPQIVTPPTTLVPTPKPIFRIPKDAIRTSLRASTVDAVLATVFGITTGGILLSNFLVELDASPVVFGLLSSIPMLVNLIQPLGAYLSERTTSRFRYALGIYGTSRLLWLILAIAIAIFSWGGISSQHLVVMTLLIVLATHLLGGLGCASWMSWLAMLVPRRLRGRYFGIRNSAISLTNLICMPLAGLIVSHWYGGNIQGYGVVLLIGVVFGIISIGCQYFKVDINPQLQNSLASTSTNNTTDELVPLPAVSIWKNYNFLILLIYISLWMFAVHLSAPFFNLYMLDTLNIDVSWVTLYGSLQAGANLLMMIWWGKLADRVGNLPILIFVGILVGLTPILWLGIDASQLDIWLWLPLLHILAGVTWAAIDLCNNNLQLAIAPMKNQSIYFAIAAAVAGASGALGTTIGSFIAQFAVWGGLLGLFALSGLLRLAALVPLFFVQEPGK
- a CDS encoding ABC transporter substrate-binding protein, whose protein sequence is MKRINLWKFLGVVIAIAIAFIGYHRLPLATTNLVTVKLSGWAGSQVEQKLLRQVLQDFEAQHPNIKVKYEVISDQYMDVIKTRLIGDAAPDVFYLDALEAPFLMSQNVLEPLDNYIQPAFNIEDFEVTLLNSFKYQNHIYGLPKDYSTLALFYNTKSFTVVGLNTPPTTWSELRSYSQKLTSKLNKYGFGELPELARQAYKIKAFDGQVIDESGYATFASEQSLQGLQLVIDQYQKDKSSAQKSDVGTNSGSEMFGQGKVAMVIEGNWAIPYLQETFPQLEFATAELPTINNQKGTMVFTVAYVMNKQSQHKAAAWELISYLTGKAGMQKWTATGFALPTRKSVAQNLGYDKDILRKPLVAGVNYATPWQIGKYPAAIMNNFDNQFVSALLGQQSLQQAMLKAQTAANQQIKLME
- a CDS encoding ATP-binding protein, translating into MSYTAYLNSIKNELQRTGKTKKSLRVKTIMEQFGYQRRSQAFIDDFNATLENLGLYAEPGFDLYIPLDTKIDIALKGVELTDEIFNSAAISQKLKETIQVKHDFFYYLFDFGSEQEYERFQACLDSNQPMGIFLIPQDVDFFSDIVVKIFNYELIRKFQYQGSSEVASSSVRQFTTSIIDSDDDCENEKENSIKGANIFHFYRSTMTSVLLGGTGLELLDSEKFDEQFESISLSLNKYNSTQSFILFHCPSVLEIQAQQKEDSLGHLVDTVASKIPFTFTLRCKYSHETAIEQKEEILAHFRLLLELPYYQTDEDDVSLLNYFLELQKAQIQTESQLLLKMKPEHLYHLKWQQESTEYIYLKYFAIKTLESLGYELSHIGCEIELTSQDEDNSDDDEDEYQEYQTEKVEVYIKNKIVVEIETLKYNEFSDNNLFFDMIKRILRKSQVWPNNLESVWLVVPGFEIARNYYQLKKTKEILEYKLSEYYGANFKTIVMTPDYEKHQLVPVAFDTIDYPTFEYKVKRQATRQITPVTKQVKLDFSQVKGLNEEKEKLNKLLKLQSKGHKGAIGGILFYGLPGCGKTLLANAFANESSRYFFKFSPADIISVWIGQSQKNIRDIFVQAKKKAPSVLFIDELDSIGFNRNDENSHTDQRATINQLLIELNNVKNSDVIVIAATNYLNGIDSALKRSGRLDWKIPIFPPNQAERVEIFKHYLSQLNVEQSVNYEMLAEKSIRFTSSDIELVCREVNNAILLEEISSYLTTSDVITFIHNLQDGGLSLTQEQVKEFLEECKRLSVKNPKLETLRLEWEID